The Acidobacteriota bacterium genome window below encodes:
- a CDS encoding OsmC family protein: MSSEPNVETKVARLRYAGGEAFVAESQSGHAMVTSFGHDKLTAASPMELLLVALGGCTGADVVAILEKKRQRVTGYEIEVRAERRAEHPRIYTRIEVVHRLRGHAIDQKAVQHAIELSETKYCSVSAMLGVSAQLSMRYEITNED, encoded by the coding sequence ATGAGCAGTGAACCTAACGTTGAAACCAAGGTTGCGCGACTTCGCTACGCCGGGGGCGAAGCCTTTGTAGCGGAATCGCAAAGCGGTCATGCAATGGTCACCAGTTTCGGGCACGACAAGCTTACTGCGGCCTCGCCGATGGAGCTGCTGCTGGTCGCGCTCGGAGGATGCACTGGCGCTGACGTCGTTGCGATTCTCGAAAAGAAAAGGCAGCGAGTTACCGGGTACGAAATCGAAGTGCGCGCCGAGCGGCGAGCCGAGCATCCCCGCATCTACACCCGAATCGAAGTCGTCCACCGCCTGCGTGGCCACGCTATCGATCAGAAAGCCGTTCAGCACGCGATCGAATTGTCCGAGACGAAGTACTGCAGCGTCTCGGCTATGCTTGGTGTGTCCGCTCAGCTAAGCATGAGGTACGAAATCACGAACGAAGATTGA
- a CDS encoding tetratricopeptide repeat protein, whose amino-acid sequence MIIEVKVNNLAARAVAMLSALAVCALLIFSALVNCVVGMLTDPRVSASRELLTAGIAYVPNSAPLNARLAEAEMGGEDRDISSIQNRATRAVNLSPWDYRNRLLLATVKEAAGDRAAAEQALQEALALAPNYTEVRWRLANLLLREGKLAKAVVEFRAANASNSGLLPGTLDLLWRVSAGNLVAVQAVTPDDPKSRLLLAQFLLKQSRASDAITVFAGIDRHSLVALSESSAFISSLMSEGRIEEARGLWVGLVSGTYAQPGRPLPGIWNGSFESDISKSLAQFDWAISRNEYAAPGIDSSVFRTGSRSLRIDFAGRDTARLDGQIKQTILLRPGARYRLECYAKTDRLETPEGPRVVVTDNTSSTELAASDPLPGGSNDWRRIAIDFTAPANARAATMAIKRIPKFSYDNPTRGTAWFDDFVLTELVK is encoded by the coding sequence GTGATAATAGAAGTCAAGGTAAACAATCTTGCAGCAAGAGCGGTTGCGATGCTTTCGGCTCTGGCTGTATGCGCTCTGTTGATTTTCTCGGCGCTGGTCAACTGCGTCGTAGGGATGCTAACTGACCCGCGGGTGAGTGCGAGCAGAGAGCTCCTGACCGCTGGAATTGCCTATGTCCCGAACTCTGCGCCTCTGAACGCGAGGCTGGCCGAGGCGGAGATGGGAGGCGAGGACCGGGACATCTCGAGCATTCAGAACCGCGCAACACGAGCAGTCAATCTGTCTCCGTGGGATTATCGGAACCGCCTTCTTTTGGCGACGGTGAAAGAGGCCGCGGGAGACCGCGCAGCGGCCGAACAGGCTTTGCAGGAAGCCCTTGCGCTAGCGCCGAACTACACCGAGGTTCGCTGGCGACTTGCGAATCTGCTACTCAGAGAAGGAAAACTTGCGAAGGCAGTTGTCGAATTTCGCGCGGCGAACGCTTCGAATTCCGGGCTACTGCCCGGGACGCTCGATCTTTTGTGGCGCGTTTCGGCCGGCAACTTGGTCGCGGTTCAGGCCGTCACTCCAGATGACCCGAAGTCGCGGCTCTTGTTGGCTCAGTTCCTATTGAAGCAGTCGCGCGCGTCCGACGCGATCACGGTTTTTGCCGGTATCGATCGACACTCGCTGGTTGCTTTATCGGAGAGCTCCGCCTTCATAAGCTCGCTCATGTCAGAAGGGCGCATCGAGGAGGCTCGAGGACTGTGGGTGGGATTGGTTAGCGGAACCTACGCGCAGCCCGGACGGCCTTTGCCGGGCATCTGGAACGGGAGTTTTGAATCGGATATCTCGAAGAGCCTCGCACAGTTCGATTGGGCGATCAGTCGCAATGAGTATGCGGCGCCAGGCATAGACTCCAGCGTTTTCCGCACTGGGAGCCGGTCACTCAGGATCGACTTTGCGGGGCGTGACACTGCGCGGCTCGATGGGCAGATCAAACAGACAATCCTATTGCGCCCGGGTGCGCGATATCGCCTTGAGTGTTACGCCAAGACCGACCGCCTCGAGACGCCCGAAGGACCGCGCGTCGTGGTTACAGACAATACTTCATCCACCGAGCTTGCGGCGTCAGATCCACTTCCCGGCGGATCGAATGATTGGCGCCGGATCGCCATCGATTTCACTGCGCCCGCAAACGCCCGCGCCGCCACCATGGCTATCAAGCGCATCCCGAAATTCAGCTACGATAACCCAACACGAGGCACTGCCTGGTTCGACGACTTCGTGTTGACTGAACTGGTTAAATGA
- a CDS encoding O-antigen ligase family protein translates to MNAAHETTNDRLSKAIGAGLLIAVVFAALAHGAVEPWSVLVFEGMIVALLVIWLIKVLVDRRLKLNIPHTAVPIAALVAVGLLQSVAFTDGGGRWLSLSKNVGYTRAAVTVLIFLLISFLIASNFFSTRERLSALKHFLVIYGLGMALFALVQHFTWNGRFYWLRPTEATSAFGPFANHNHFAGYMELLIPLPIALIITRAVRTELRVLYGFAAMMMGVAAVLSLSRGGIISIVASMMFLVLMSVRSIRRRENTTGTRRVPQVASQIAVVVAILVVISAGVFWIGADPVINRVTQSQPLSGASQRETFFSSRGWVWRDTATMIRSNPLLGVGLGAYETAFSIYTKSDGSLRVPQAHNDYLQIVADCGIVGGLIALWFMVSVFRAVARGISSQDPLYAGLALGSGAGLFGLLVHSLFDFNLQLPSNALLFLLLSAVATHIGTAVGDKKRARPLAPVRNRVPLETENVSSASLVRGA, encoded by the coding sequence ATGAACGCAGCCCACGAAACCACCAACGACCGCCTGAGCAAGGCAATCGGAGCAGGCCTTTTGATCGCGGTCGTCTTTGCGGCGCTTGCTCACGGTGCGGTCGAGCCCTGGTCGGTACTGGTCTTCGAAGGCATGATCGTTGCGCTTTTGGTGATCTGGTTAATCAAGGTCCTGGTCGATAGGCGTCTAAAGCTTAATATCCCGCACACGGCCGTGCCGATCGCAGCGCTCGTAGCAGTGGGGCTCTTGCAGAGCGTGGCATTCACTGATGGCGGCGGCCGCTGGCTTAGCTTGTCAAAGAACGTAGGATACACTCGCGCGGCGGTGACGGTGCTGATCTTCCTGTTGATTTCCTTCCTCATCGCTTCGAATTTCTTTTCAACCCGCGAGCGGTTGTCGGCGCTGAAACACTTTCTCGTCATATACGGATTGGGGATGGCACTTTTCGCGCTCGTGCAGCACTTCACTTGGAACGGTCGTTTCTACTGGCTGCGGCCGACCGAGGCCACTTCGGCGTTTGGACCTTTTGCGAACCACAATCACTTTGCCGGTTATATGGAGTTGTTGATCCCGCTTCCAATCGCACTGATAATCACCCGCGCGGTTCGCACAGAGCTGCGAGTCCTTTACGGGTTCGCTGCGATGATGATGGGGGTGGCTGCCGTCTTGTCACTGTCGCGCGGCGGGATCATCAGCATTGTTGCGTCGATGATGTTCCTTGTACTAATGAGCGTCCGATCGATCCGGAGACGAGAGAACACCACCGGTACGAGACGAGTCCCGCAAGTAGCCTCTCAGATAGCGGTTGTAGTTGCGATATTAGTAGTGATCTCCGCTGGCGTCTTCTGGATCGGCGCCGATCCAGTCATCAATCGGGTGACGCAAAGTCAGCCCCTCAGCGGCGCCTCGCAGAGGGAGACTTTCTTCTCGAGCCGGGGTTGGGTATGGCGGGACACGGCGACGATGATTCGCTCCAATCCTCTGCTGGGGGTTGGTCTCGGTGCGTACGAGACGGCGTTTTCGATTTACACCAAGAGCGACGGCTCGCTAAGAGTTCCGCAGGCGCATAACGACTATCTGCAAATCGTGGCCGACTGCGGCATCGTTGGCGGGCTGATCGCTCTCTGGTTTATGGTGTCTGTGTTTCGCGCAGTCGCCAGGGGAATCAGCTCTCAAGACCCGCTCTATGCGGGCTTGGCGCTAGGCAGCGGAGCTGGCCTCTTCGGCTTGCTCGTTCACAGTCTGTTTGACTTCAATTTACAACTGCCTTCAAACGCTTTACTA